In Eucalyptus grandis isolate ANBG69807.140 chromosome 4, ASM1654582v1, whole genome shotgun sequence, the following proteins share a genomic window:
- the LOC104442063 gene encoding F-box protein PP2-A13, with translation MGSSFSGFSSDSDADGDGALAKPRLGDIPESCVAAVLMHLDPTQICSLARLNRAFRGASSADFIWEAKLPENYGTIVEKVLDEPKVLNLGKKEIYARLCRPNSFDGGTKEVWLDKRTGGVCLSISFKALMITGIDDRRYWNHISTEESRFHSVAYLQQIWWFEVDGELEFPFPTGTYSVFFRVQLGKSTKRLGRRVCNPEHVHGWDIKPVHFQLTTSDGQRVASHCHVDNPGNWIHYHMGDFVVGKSDTSTKIKFSMTQIDCTHTKGGLCVDCVLICPSSVGKLINSLS, from the exons atgGGTTCGAGCTTCTCGGGGTTTTCGTCGGACTCGGACGCGGACGGGGACGGCGCCCTCGCGAAGCCGAGGCTGGGCGACATCCCGGAGAGCTGCGTGGCGGCGGTGCTGATGCACCTGGATCCGACCCAAATCTGTAGCCTGGCCCGATTGAACCGGGCCTTCCGCGGCGCCTCCTCCGCCGATTTCATCTGGGAGGCGAAGTTGCCGGAGAATTACGGGACGATCGTGGAGAAAGTGCTGGACGAGCCCAAGGTGCTGAATTTGGGCAAGAAGGAGATCTACGCTCGCCTCTGCAGGCCTAATTCATTCGATGGCGGTACCAAG GAAGTTTGGCTGGATAAGAGGACGGGCGGGGTTTGTCTGTCGATTTCATTCAAGGCCTTGATGATCACCGGAATAGACGATCGAAGATACTGGAATCACATTTCGACCGAGGAATCTAG ATTCCATTCGGTTGCATATCTTCAGCAAATCTGGTGGTTTGAAGTAGATGGCGAGTTGGAATTTCCATTTCCTACAGGGACGTACAGCGTCTTCTTCAGAGTCCAGCTCGGTAAGTCGACTAAGAGACTGGGCCGTCGTGTATGCAATCCCGAGCACGTCCACGGCTGGGACATAAAGCCCGTCCACTTCCAGCTCACAACTTCTGATGGACAGCGTGTCGCGTCCCACTGCCATGTGGACAATCCGGGGAACTGGATCCATTACCACATGGGAGACTTTGTCGTCGGGAAGTCCGACACATCGACGAagatcaaattttcaatgacCCAGATCGACTGCACTCACACCAAAGGCGGTCTCTGCGTGGACTGCGTCTTGATATGTCCCAGTAGTGTAGGCAAATTGATTAATTCATTGTCATAG
- the LOC104442064 gene encoding probable methyltransferase PMT15, with the protein MANHKNCPNPFQIFPFMTKKANLYYITTASVLCAIFYLLGNWQHSGGGVASAISSSGFSRFPCTIANAIPSSSPRNAASSAFASSANVVLDFEAHHRAEDLIPTEAATAQDLHFPPCDPKFSEYTPCEDVQRSLRFDRERLVYRERHCPEKGERLKCRIPAPHGYRLPFPWPESRDKAWFANVPHKELTVEKKKQNWVRFEGDRFIFPGGGTMFSNGADAYIDDIGKMIDLRGGSIRTAIDTGCGVASWGAYLLSRDILTVSFAPRDTHEAQVQFALERGVPALIGVLASKRLPYPSRAFDMAHCSRCLIPWGQYDGAYLIEVDRVLRPGGYWILSGPPINWEKHWKGWDRKEEDLKAEQDAIESIARSLCWKKLKQKGDIAIWQKPTNHVHCKKNRKVFKFPPFCPAQDPDKAWYTQMDTCLTALPEVSDIKDIAGGELAKWPQRLTAVPPRIASGSVGVTAETFKENTDLWRSRVSYYKSLDHQLAQKGRYRNLLDMNANLGGFAAALVDDPVWVMNVVPVEATTNTLGVIYERGLIGTYQSWCEAVSTYPRTYDFIHADSVFTLYSERCDMDDILLEMDRILRPEGGIIFRDDVDILEKIKRMTDAMQYESRIIDHEKGPHEREKILLAYKQYWTAPAPTEGTDTAS; encoded by the exons ATGGCGAACCACAAGAATTGCCCCAACCCGTTTCAAATCTTCCCCTTCATGACCAAGAAGGCCAACCTCTACTACATCACCACCGCCTCCGTCCTCTGCGCCATCTTCTACCTCCTCGGCAACTGGCAGCActccggcggcggcgtcgcCTCCGCCATCTCCTCCTCCGGCTTCTCCCGATTCCCCTGCACCATCGCCAACGCCATCCCTTCGTCCTCGCCGCGCaacgccgcctcctccgccttTGCCTCGTCGGCCAACGTCGTCCTCGACTTCGAGGCCCACCACAGGGCGGAGGACCTCATCCCGAcggaggcggcgacggcgcaGGATCTCCACTTCCCTCCTTGCGACCCGAAGTTCTCCGAGTACACGCCGTGCGAGGACGTGCAGCGATCGCTGAGGTTCGATAGGGAGAGGCTGGTTTACCGGGAGAGGCATTGCCCCGAGAAGGGAGAGAGGCTCAAGTGCCGGATCCCCGCGCCGCACGGGTATAGGTTGCCGTTCCCGTGGCCGGAGAGCCGCGACAAGGCGTGGTTCGCGAACGTCCCGCACAAGGAGCTGAccgtggagaagaagaagcagaactGGGTCCGGTTCGAGGGCGACCGGTTCATCTTCCCCGGCGGCGGGACCATGTTCTCGAACGGCGCCGACGCGTACATCGACGACATCGGGAAGATGATCGACCTCCGGGGTGGGTCCATAAGGACCGCCATCGACACCGGCTGTGGG GTGGCGAGCTGGGGAGCTTACCTCCTGTCGAGGGACATCCTCACAGTGTCGTTTGCGCCGCGAGACACCCACGAAGCTCAAGTTCAGTTCGCCCTCGAGCGGGGAGTGCCCGCCCTGATCGGAGTCCTCGCTTCCAAGAGGCTTCCGTACCCTTCGAGAGCGTTCGACATGGCTCATTGTTCTCGCTGCCTCATTCCTTGGGGTCAGTATG ATGGGGCATACTTGATTGAGGTTGACCGGGTTCTGCGTCCCGGTGGGTACTGGATTCTGTCGGGGCCGCCAATAAACTGGGAGAAACACTGGAAAGGGTGGGACAGAAAGGAGGAAGATCTTAAAGCAGAACAAGATGCGATTGAGAGCATAGCGAGAAGCCTGTGCTGGAAGAAGTTGAAACAGAAGGGCGACATCGCAATCTGGCAGAAACCCACCAACCATGTCCATTGCAAAAAGAACCGCAAGGTGTTCAAGTTCCCGCCTTTCTGCCCCGCACAAGACCCCGACAAGGCCTG GTACACCCAAATGGATACCTGCTTAACCGCGCTTCCCGAAGTATCCGACATTAAGGATATTGCGGGAGGGGAGTTAGCAAAATGGCCCCAAAGATTGACTGCCGTGCCTCCAAGGATTGCGAGCGGAAGTGTAGGAGTAACAGCAGAGACGTTCAAAGAAAACACCGACTTGTGGAGGAGCAGGGTCTCCTACTACAAGTCCCTGGATCACCAACTAGCCCAGAAAGGAAGATACCGCAACTTGCTCGATATGAATGCCAACTTGGGAGGTTTCGCAGCTGCATTGGTGGATGATCCGGTGTGGGTCATGAACGTGGTCCCGGTCGAGGCCACAACCAACACCCTTGGAGTGATATATGAACGCGGATTGATCGGAACTTATCAGAGCTG GTGCGAAGCCGTGTCCACTTATCCGAGAACTTACGACTTCATCCACGCTGATTCCGTATTCACCCTCTACAGCGAGAG GTGCGACATGGACGATATTTTGTTAGAAATGGATAGGATTTTGAGGCCCGAGGGTGGAATTATATTCCGCGACGACGTAGATATTTTGGAAAAGATCAAGAGAATGACAGATGCAATGCAATATGAGAGCAGAATCATAGACCATGAAAAGGGACCGCACGAAAGAGAGAAGATCCTATTGGCGTACAAGCAGTACTGGACAGCTCCAGCCCCAACGGAAGGAACCGATACTGCTTCCTAG